Proteins encoded within one genomic window of Streptomyces sp. NBC_00523:
- a CDS encoding cytochrome P450 family protein, producing MTCPHAAQAAASQGATVVIDPMVQDLDGETALLRDAGPLARIELLGVPAWTLTRHADARRLLVDPRLVKDINAWGLWQSGEVTHAWPLIGMIDAGRSMFTVDGAEHRRLRTKTSQALTPRRLEAIRPDIEKFTAELLDALEEGGRDGAVVDLKSVFAQPLPMRVVGMLMGVDPAENAMLTRQYKKFFSMLTPQDERLALLADLDVFYAGLVREKTARPTDDLTSALILAEEGGEPLTEEEVVGNLKAMVAAGHETTIGLILNAVRALLAHPDQLRMVLDGEVSWDTVIEETLRWDTPTTHLLMRFATEDIQVGDSVIAKGEGVVISYRVIGRDPEQHGPDADAFDITRSTPIRHMTFGHGPHICPGAALSRVEAGIALPALFARFPELRLAIPDAELRNLPVMTQNDMESFPVLLGG from the coding sequence GTGACCTGCCCCCATGCCGCCCAGGCCGCGGCCAGCCAGGGTGCCACCGTGGTCATCGACCCCATGGTCCAGGACCTCGACGGCGAGACCGCGCTGCTGCGCGACGCCGGGCCGCTGGCCCGGATCGAGCTCCTCGGCGTGCCCGCGTGGACCCTCACCCGGCACGCGGACGCCCGGCGCCTCCTGGTCGACCCGCGCCTGGTCAAGGACATCAACGCCTGGGGGCTCTGGCAGAGCGGCGAGGTGACGCACGCCTGGCCGCTCATCGGCATGATCGACGCCGGACGGTCGATGTTCACCGTCGACGGCGCGGAGCACCGCAGGCTGCGCACCAAGACCTCCCAGGCGCTCACGCCCCGCCGCCTGGAGGCGATACGCCCCGACATCGAGAAGTTCACCGCCGAGCTGCTGGACGCGCTGGAGGAGGGCGGCCGGGACGGGGCCGTCGTGGACCTCAAGTCGGTGTTCGCCCAGCCGCTGCCCATGCGGGTCGTCGGCATGCTGATGGGGGTCGACCCGGCGGAGAACGCCATGCTGACCCGTCAGTACAAGAAGTTCTTCTCCATGCTGACCCCGCAGGACGAACGGCTCGCGCTCCTCGCCGACCTGGACGTCTTCTACGCCGGACTCGTACGCGAGAAGACCGCGCGCCCCACCGACGACCTGACCTCCGCGCTGATCCTGGCCGAGGAGGGCGGCGAGCCGCTGACCGAGGAGGAGGTCGTCGGCAACCTCAAGGCCATGGTCGCCGCCGGGCACGAGACCACGATCGGGCTCATCCTCAACGCCGTACGCGCCCTGCTCGCCCACCCGGACCAGCTGCGGATGGTCCTCGACGGCGAGGTCTCCTGGGACACCGTGATCGAGGAGACCCTGCGCTGGGACACCCCGACCACCCACCTGCTGATGCGGTTCGCCACCGAGGACATCCAGGTCGGCGACTCCGTCATCGCCAAGGGCGAGGGCGTGGTCATCTCGTACCGGGTGATCGGCCGCGACCCCGAGCAGCACGGCCCGGACGCCGACGCCTTCGACATCACGCGCTCCACCCCGATCCGGCACATGACCTTCGGGCACGGCCCGCACATCTGCCCCGGCGCCGCGCTCTCCCGCGTCGAGGCGGGCATCGCCCTGCCGGCGCTCTTCGCGCGCTTCCCGGAGCTGCGGCTCGCGATCCCCGACGCCGAGCTGCGCAACCTCCCGGTGATGACACAGAACGACATGGAGTCCTTCCCGGTGCTGCTCGGTGGCTGA
- a CDS encoding LacI family DNA-binding transcriptional regulator, whose product MVTLAEVAQHAGVSASTVSYVLSGKRSISVATRERVEQSIQQLGYHPNAGARALASSRSNIIALMVPLRTDMYVPVMMEIAIAVATTARTHGYDVLLLTGEEGPAAVRRIAGSSLADAMILMDVELHDERLPLLRETDRAAVLIGLPADTTGLTCVDLDFEATGALCVEHLAGLGHREIAVIGEAAAVYERHTGFAERTVDGVRAKARETGVRVLHRPCEGGYAAMAQTLSRIFDERPGTTGFIVQNEAAVEPLLNLLRQQGKAVPEDVSVVAICPEQVATQASVRLTSVAIPAQEMGRRSVEHVVAKLSGRGTDEVELLAPELTVRESTGPAPR is encoded by the coding sequence GTGGTCACCCTGGCCGAGGTCGCGCAGCACGCCGGAGTCTCCGCGAGCACGGTGAGCTACGTCCTCAGCGGGAAGCGGTCCATCTCCGTCGCCACCCGCGAGCGCGTCGAGCAGAGCATCCAGCAGCTCGGCTACCACCCCAACGCCGGGGCCCGGGCGCTCGCCAGCAGCCGGTCCAACATCATCGCGCTGATGGTGCCGCTGCGCACCGACATGTACGTGCCCGTGATGATGGAGATCGCCATCGCGGTCGCCACCACCGCCCGCACCCACGGCTACGACGTCCTCCTCCTCACCGGCGAGGAGGGGCCCGCGGCGGTGCGGCGGATCGCCGGCAGCTCGCTGGCCGACGCGATGATCCTGATGGACGTCGAACTGCACGACGAGCGCCTTCCGTTGCTGCGCGAGACCGACCGGGCCGCCGTCCTCATCGGCTTGCCCGCCGACACCACCGGACTGACCTGCGTGGACCTCGACTTCGAGGCCACCGGCGCGCTCTGCGTGGAGCACCTGGCCGGCCTCGGCCATCGCGAGATCGCCGTCATCGGCGAAGCCGCCGCGGTCTACGAGCGCCACACCGGCTTCGCCGAGCGGACCGTCGACGGCGTACGCGCCAAGGCGCGGGAGACCGGGGTGCGCGTGCTGCACCGCCCCTGCGAGGGCGGATACGCGGCGATGGCCCAGACCCTGTCCCGGATATTCGACGAGCGCCCCGGCACCACCGGCTTCATCGTGCAGAACGAGGCGGCGGTGGAGCCGCTGCTCAACCTGCTCCGCCAGCAGGGCAAGGCCGTCCCCGAGGACGTGTCGGTGGTGGCGATCTGCCCCGAACAGGTGGCCACCCAGGCATCGGTGCGGCTGACCTCCGTCGCCATACCGGCGCAGGAGATGGGCCGCCGCTCCGTCGAGCACGTCGTCGCCAAGCTGTCCGGCCGGGGCACCGACGAAGTCGAGCTGCTGGCACCGGAACTGACGGTGCGTGAGAGCACCGGGCCCGCTCCTCGGTGA
- a CDS encoding glycoside hydrolase family 12 protein yields MARRTLSRLALTPAVALAALVGFASAPAQAAVWSSSDQWGTYTTSDNYTLYNNIWGSGAGTQSIWANSSSDWGVWADHPNTGGIKSYPNAKKVVDKPIGSLSSLTSTYNVTVPSSGAYNTSYDIWDSDYDYEVMLWVNYNGAVGPLGTSQGNLTLGGHTWTVYKGDNGSNQVFSFLRTSDSTSGTVDILPILKWIKDTKGWWGNETIGDVQFGYEITSSAGGLDFRTNGFGVSAS; encoded by the coding sequence ATGGCACGACGCACCCTCAGCAGGCTCGCCCTGACCCCGGCGGTGGCCCTGGCTGCCCTCGTCGGCTTCGCCTCCGCCCCGGCCCAGGCGGCCGTCTGGTCCTCGTCGGACCAGTGGGGCACGTACACCACCTCCGACAACTACACCCTCTACAACAACATCTGGGGCTCCGGCGCGGGCACCCAGTCCATCTGGGCCAACTCCTCCTCGGACTGGGGCGTCTGGGCCGACCACCCGAACACCGGCGGCATCAAGTCGTACCCGAACGCCAAGAAGGTGGTGGACAAGCCGATCGGCTCGCTGTCGTCGCTCACCAGCACGTACAACGTCACGGTCCCGTCGTCCGGCGCGTACAACACCTCGTACGACATCTGGGACAGCGACTACGACTACGAGGTGATGCTCTGGGTCAACTACAACGGCGCCGTGGGCCCGTTGGGCACCTCGCAGGGCAATCTGACGCTGGGCGGGCACACCTGGACCGTGTACAAGGGCGACAACGGTTCCAACCAGGTCTTCTCGTTCCTGCGGACCTCGGACTCCACCTCGGGCACGGTGGACATCCTGCCGATCCTGAAGTGGATCAAGGACACCAAGGGCTGGTGGGGCAACGAGACCATCGGTGACGTCCAGTTCGGCTACGAGATCACCTCGTCGGCCGGCGGGCTCGACTTCCGTACGAACGGATTCGGCGTCTCCGCGAGCTGA